AGTCGCTGGTGAACCGCAGCCGGCCGGAGTCCACGTGCTTCTTCAGCAGCGGGTCCAGCCCGGGTTCGTACAGCGGGGCCTTGCCGTCGTTCAGCAGCTTCAGGCGGTGCTCGTCGATCTCGACCCCGATGACGTCGAAACCGAATTCGGCCATCCCGGCGGAGGTGTTGCAGCCGAGGTATCCAGTGCCGATCACGGCGATCCGCAGGGGGCGGGAGGTCGCTTCACTCATGTCGGGGACTCTACCCATCGTGGTTATCAGACGGTTATCGGCTCATGTCTGGAGAGTGCGCTCTTGCTCACTTTCGGCGTACGACGTCCTCCACCGGCGAGTTGTTCGTCGTACTGTGTGACTCGTGAGTAACTCATTCGAGCTGTACGCGCTGTCCGAGGAGCACCAGGCGATCCGCGAGGCCGTTCGCGCCGTCTGCGACGCCAAGGTCGCCCCGCACGCCGGGGACGTGGACGAGCTGGCCGAGTTCCCGAAGGCGTCGTACGACGCGCTGAAGGCCTCGGACTTCCACGCGCCGCACATCCCGGAGCAGTACGGCGGCGCAGGGGCGGACGCCCTGGCCACGGTGATCGTGATCGAGGAGGTCGCCCGCGCGTGCGCCTCGACCTCGCTGATCCCGGCCGTCAACAAGCTCGGCTCACTGCCGCTGCTGCTGTCCGCCTCCGACGAGGTGAAGCAGCGCTACCTGCCGCCGGTCGCGGCGGGCGACGCGATGTTCTCGTACTGCCTGTCCGAGCCGGAGGCCGGATCGGACGCCGTCTCGATGAAGACACGGGCAGTTCTTGATGGGGACTCGTACGTCCTGAACGGCGTGAAGCGCTGGATCACCAACGCCGGCGTGAGCGACTTCTACACGGTCTTCGCGGTGACGGACCCGGACGCCCGCTCGAAGGGGATCTCCGCCTTCGTGGTCGAGAAGTCCGACGAGGGCGTATCGTTCGGCGCTCCGGAGAAGAAGCTCGGGATCAAGGGCTCGCCGACCCGCGAGGTGTACTTCGACAACGTCCGGATCCCCGCTGGTCGCATGATTGGCTCCGAGGGGACCGGTTTCGGCACCGCGATGGCGACGCTCGACCACACCCGCGTGACGATCGCGGCGCAGGCGCTCGGGATCGCGCAGGGCGCGCTCGACTACGCGCTCGGATACGTCAAGGAGCGCAAGCAGTTCGGCAAGGCGATCGCCGAGTTCCAGGGCCTGCAGTTCATGCTCGCGGACATGGGCATGAAGATCGAGGCGGCCCGTCAGCTCACGTACGCCGCGGCCGCCCGCTCGGAGCGCGGTGACTCCGACCTGACCTACTTCGGCGCCGCCGCGAAGTGCTTCGCCTCCGACGTCGCGATGGCCGTCACCACCGACGCCGTCCAACTCCTCGGCGGCTACGGCTACACCCACGACTACCCGGTCGAACGCATGATGCGCGACGCCAAGATCACTCAAATCTACGAAGGCACCAACCAGGTCCAGCGCATCGTCATGGCCCGCCAACTCCTGAAGGGCATCAGCTGAGGCTCTTGGGTGCGCGGCCGCTCGTTACGAAGCGGGCTCCGTCGATAGCGCGAGAGCCAGTTCCACGATCGTGTCGGTGTCCTGCAGCGAGCGGCCCGTCAACTCCTCAAAGCGTCCCAGGCGGTAGCGCAGGGTGTTGACATGGACGTGCAGAGCCGCGGCAGTCAACGGAATGCTTCGCTCGTGAGTGAGGTAACTACGGAGTGCCTCGACGATCTGCTCACCGAACGGCCTGGTGTCTTGTAACGGCTGGAGGTAACGCGCTCTGAGAAGGTCGCCCAGTTCTTCCAGGCCCGGTACTGCGAGGCGCCAGCCGAGGGTTTCCACGGTGTGCACGCCTGCAGTGTGGTGCAGTGCCGCAGCTGCCAGAACGTGTTGAGCGCTCTGGTACGACGTAGCGATCCGCTCCACCGACATCGGCGCACCGACCGCGACAAGGAGACCTGGAACCGGCGAGGGAACGTCCTCGATCATGCCCACCAGACAGTCGTGCGACGGTGTCATCAGCACGCTGTCCCCGTGCTGCTCGAACAGCAGACGCTGGATCCGCTCGATGGCCTGCTGGTCCGCCGGACCAGTGCAGAACGCGCGGTACGCCGTGTCCCGGCGCAAGCGGTAGACGGTGTAGCCCCGCTCGAGTTGGCCGGTGTCGAGCTCGCCCGCGAGAGCGCCACCCAACCACTCGTCGCGGCGCCGCTGGTCGGCGACTGCGTGGGCCAGCCCGAGCTGGTGGTAGTCGGCCGCTGCTCGCGCCGAGAAGAGGTCGCTGAGCTTCCACACCAGGGACGTCAGCGCGACGACGTCGGACCCGTCGACGCCGTACTCCGTTGCGATGTCGACCAGCCGGCGCTGGATGGTCCAGATGGTGATGCGGAATCCGGACAGGATGTCTTCGATCGGTACACCGGCGTCGAGCCGTTCGACCGTGGCGCGTTCGGCCTCCCAGAGCTCGCCGGCCGGTGGTACGTCGCCCACAGCGAGCGTGCGGCACACCCGGGAGCGGATCCGTCGGATGCTGGCGATGATCTGGTCACGCTCGACCGTTGCGTAGCTCGGGATCTCGCTCCGGACGCGCTCGAGGATCGGCTCGACAACCCCGTCGTCTTCCTCCAGGGCTGCGACGAGCCGGACCACACCCCCATGGACCCCGTCGACCATGAGGCCATCTTGCCTCAATCCGCCGTCGACAGGCTCCAACGTCCTCATTTCGTAGCGGGGTACGAAGTCGTCGGGGCGACCTTGGATCTGCGTTCGTAGCGACCGCCGCGGCGGAGGGGCGACGCTCTCCACAGAAGGCACCGCCGGCTGACAGCGAAGGAGGAGGAGATGTCCGTTGCGCCGTTCTCGGCAGGATTTCGTCTGGCCGGTACTCGAGGGTCGATCGGTACGTCTCGAGCCGCTGGGTCATCGCCATGCGGCAGCCCTCGCTGTCGCGTCCGAGGAAGACCGAAGCTGGCCGCATCGGCCCAGGGTCGCGGGCTGAATACCGATGCCAAGCTGCAGTTGCTCGAGTTTGCCTTCGCCACCCTGAGCGTGGCGCGGGTCGACCTCATGACCGATGCTCGCAACCGGCAGTCCCGGATGGCCATCGAGCGCGTCGGTGCAACCTTCGAGGGTGTGTTGCGCCATTGGTCGAGATCACGGAAATCCGGCGAGGACGGGATGCTGCGGGACACCGCGGTGTACTCCGTCATCAGCGAGGAGTGGGCGCAGCGTCGTGCTCGGCTCGCAGAACGACTCTCCCATGACGACGACCTCACGGTGAACTGACCGTCCGTCTCGGACCTGAAGAAGGCACAACATGCGGATTCTTGTTTCCGGCGCCAGTATCGCCGGGCCGGTGCTGGCGTACTGGCTGACCAGGCACGGCTTCACGGTCACCGTTGTCGAGCGTGCCGCAACGCCGCGCAAGACCGGCGGCCACTCGGTCGACCTGTTCCGGCCCGCGGTGGAGATCTCGGAGAAGATGGGCGTGCTTCCGCTCATCGAGGAGCTGGCCACCGACGCCGATCAGATGACGCTGTACCGGGAGGGCGTGAAGCGGCCCGTCCGGGTCGACCTCTCGAAGGTCTTCGGCGCCACCTCCGACCGGCACGTCGAGATCATGCGCGACGACCTGAGCCAGATCTACTACGACGCCACGCGTGACGACGTCGAGTACGTCTTCGGGGACTCGATCACCGAGATCTCTCCCGAGGGTGAGGTGCGGTTCGAGAACGCCGCGCCGCGCCGCTTCGACCTCGTCGTCGGCGCCGACGGGCTGCACTCGAACGTACGCCGCCTCGTCTTCGGCGACGAGTCCAGGGCCGGCAAGTTCATCGGTCCCTACTTCGGGGTCGTCACGCTGCCCAACTTCTACGGTCTCGAGCGCGAGCTCCGCATCCACTCAGGCATCGGCCGCACCGCCGGCATGTACCCAGCGCGGCAGGCCGGCGAGGCACGGGCTCTGTTTCTCTTCCGGAGCGAGCACAGGCTCCAGTACCACTACCGCGACGCGCCCCGGCAGAAGGAGTTGCTACGTGCCGCGTTCACCGGCATGGACGCCGAGGTGGATCGCTGGCTGGAGGAGCTCGACCGGACGCCGGCGTTCTACTTCGACTCCATCACCCAGCTCCACCTGGACAGCTGGTCGCGTGGCAGAGTGACGCTGGTCGGCGACGCGGGGTACTGCCCGGGTCCGGCCGTCGGCGGTAGTACAAGTCTCGCTGTCATC
This Kribbella sp. NBC_00482 DNA region includes the following protein-coding sequences:
- a CDS encoding acyl-CoA dehydrogenase family protein, translated to MSNSFELYALSEEHQAIREAVRAVCDAKVAPHAGDVDELAEFPKASYDALKASDFHAPHIPEQYGGAGADALATVIVIEEVARACASTSLIPAVNKLGSLPLLLSASDEVKQRYLPPVAAGDAMFSYCLSEPEAGSDAVSMKTRAVLDGDSYVLNGVKRWITNAGVSDFYTVFAVTDPDARSKGISAFVVEKSDEGVSFGAPEKKLGIKGSPTREVYFDNVRIPAGRMIGSEGTGFGTAMATLDHTRVTIAAQALGIAQGALDYALGYVKERKQFGKAIAEFQGLQFMLADMGMKIEAARQLTYAAAARSERGDSDLTYFGAAAKCFASDVAMAVTTDAVQLLGGYGYTHDYPVERMMRDAKITQIYEGTNQVQRIVMARQLLKGIS
- a CDS encoding FAD-dependent monooxygenase, which encodes MRILVSGASIAGPVLAYWLTRHGFTVTVVERAATPRKTGGHSVDLFRPAVEISEKMGVLPLIEELATDADQMTLYREGVKRPVRVDLSKVFGATSDRHVEIMRDDLSQIYYDATRDDVEYVFGDSITEISPEGEVRFENAAPRRFDLVVGADGLHSNVRRLVFGDESRAGKFIGPYFGVVTLPNFYGLERELRIHSGIGRTAGMYPARQAGEARALFLFRSEHRLQYHYRDAPRQKELLRAAFTGMDAEVDRWLEELDRTPAFYFDSITQLHLDSWSRGRVTLVGDAGYCPGPAVGGSTSLAVIGAYVLAGELARAGGNHSHAFPAYEQAMMANVRGSRAVAMSAARTLVPTSRLGVSGLAYGARLVSALPTALSRTFLKLTTKSARVYNSMTVDDYLPSTQA
- a CDS encoding PucR family transcriptional regulator, whose protein sequence is MVDGVHGGVVRLVAALEEDDGVVEPILERVRSEIPSYATVERDQIIASIRRIRSRVCRTLAVGDVPPAGELWEAERATVERLDAGVPIEDILSGFRITIWTIQRRLVDIATEYGVDGSDVVALTSLVWKLSDLFSARAAADYHQLGLAHAVADQRRRDEWLGGALAGELDTGQLERGYTVYRLRRDTAYRAFCTGPADQQAIERIQRLLFEQHGDSVLMTPSHDCLVGMIEDVPSPVPGLLVAVGAPMSVERIATSYQSAQHVLAAAALHHTAGVHTVETLGWRLAVPGLEELGDLLRARYLQPLQDTRPFGEQIVEALRSYLTHERSIPLTAAALHVHVNTLRYRLGRFEELTGRSLQDTDTIVELALALSTEPAS
- a CDS encoding GNAT family N-acetyltransferase, with the translated sequence MSVAPFSAGFRLAGTRGSIGTSRAAGSSPCGSPRCRVRGRPKLAASAQGRGLNTDAKLQLLEFAFATLSVARVDLMTDARNRQSRMAIERVGATFEGVLRHWSRSRKSGEDGMLRDTAVYSVISEEWAQRRARLAERLSHDDDLTVN